One Acidimicrobiia bacterium DNA window includes the following coding sequences:
- a CDS encoding alanine--glyoxylate aminotransferase family protein — protein MTDRLLLGPGPSNPYPEATAALTRPMLGHLDPEFLALLDETMARLRAVFRTEHALTFPVSGTGSAGMEACFVNLVEPGDTVIIGVNGVFGERMCEVARRCGADLVRVDAAWGRALDPEQLLDAQRRHPRARLLAVVHAETSTGVENEVAPLAALADTDTLFVVDAVTSLGGIPLEVDAWGIDACYSATQKCLGVAPGLAPLTLSERARAQVRRRATPPQSWYLDLGLIERYVAGSQRTYHHTAPVAMILSLHAALGAVLEEGLDATWARHRRVGARLQHELPRIGFPLLAEERRRLPQLTSAWLPNGADDVTLRKELLETYGIEVGAGLGEFAGRAWRIGLMGHSARDRNVTTILGALRDLV, from the coding sequence ATGACCGACCGGCTGCTGCTCGGCCCGGGCCCCTCGAACCCCTACCCCGAGGCGACCGCGGCGCTGACGCGCCCGATGCTCGGCCATCTCGACCCCGAGTTCCTCGCCCTCCTCGACGAGACGATGGCGCGGCTACGCGCCGTGTTCCGCACCGAGCACGCGCTCACGTTCCCGGTGAGCGGGACGGGCTCGGCGGGCATGGAGGCGTGCTTCGTCAACCTGGTGGAGCCGGGCGACACCGTGATCATCGGCGTGAACGGCGTGTTCGGCGAGCGGATGTGCGAGGTCGCCCGCCGCTGCGGCGCCGACCTCGTGCGGGTCGACGCCGCGTGGGGGCGTGCCCTCGATCCCGAGCAGCTCCTCGACGCCCAGCGCCGGCACCCGCGGGCGCGGCTGCTGGCCGTCGTGCACGCCGAGACCTCCACCGGCGTCGAGAACGAGGTCGCGCCGCTGGCGGCGCTGGCGGACACCGACACGCTGTTCGTCGTCGACGCGGTCACGAGCCTGGGCGGCATCCCGCTCGAGGTCGACGCCTGGGGGATCGACGCCTGCTACTCCGCCACCCAGAAGTGCCTCGGCGTGGCCCCGGGCCTGGCGCCGCTCACGCTGTCCGAGCGTGCCCGGGCGCAGGTCCGACGCCGCGCCACCCCGCCGCAGTCCTGGTACCTCGACCTCGGGCTCATCGAGCGCTACGTCGCCGGGTCCCAGCGCACGTACCACCACACCGCGCCGGTCGCGATGATCCTGTCGCTGCACGCCGCCCTCGGTGCCGTCCTCGAGGAGGGCCTCGACGCCACGTGGGCCCGCCATCGCCGCGTCGGCGCCCGCCTCCAGCACGAGCTGCCCCGGATCGGCTTCCCGCTCCTCGCCGAGGAGCGCCGTCGGCTCCCGCAGCTCACGTCGGCCTGGCTCCCGAACGGCGCCGACGACGTCACCTTGCGCAAGGAGCTGCTCGAGACCTACGGCATCGAGGTCGGCGCCGGCCTCGGCGAGTTCGCGGGGCGGGCGTGGCGGATCGGCCTCATGGGCCACTCGGCGCGCGACCGGAACGTGACCACGATCCTGGGAGCACTCCGCGACCTGGTCTAG
- the orn gene encoding oligoribonuclease: MPPPADGRLVWLDLEMTGLDVTRHVIVEVAVLVTDAGLEALDEGLDVVVHQPPAALAEMNDTVRAMHTRSGLLAAIEASEVSLPEAGEQALAYVRRHIPEPGTAPLCGNSIGVDRRFLDRQLPELDAYLHYRSIDVSSLKELSRRWYPDAFKRRPSKRETHRALDDVHESIAELRYYRDTILRPVEPPAPTT; this comes from the coding sequence GTGCCCCCGCCCGCCGACGGCCGCCTGGTGTGGCTCGACCTCGAGATGACCGGTCTCGACGTCACCCGTCACGTCATCGTCGAGGTGGCGGTGCTCGTGACCGACGCCGGCCTGGAGGCGCTCGACGAGGGCCTCGACGTCGTCGTGCACCAGCCGCCGGCCGCGCTTGCGGAGATGAACGACACCGTCCGCGCCATGCACACCCGGTCGGGGCTGCTGGCCGCGATCGAGGCGTCCGAGGTCTCGCTGCCCGAGGCCGGCGAGCAGGCCCTCGCTTACGTGCGCCGTCACATCCCGGAGCCGGGCACCGCGCCCCTGTGCGGCAACTCGATCGGGGTCGACCGGCGCTTCCTGGACCGCCAGCTGCCGGAGCTCGACGCCTACCTCCACTACCGCAGCATCGACGTGTCGTCGCTGAAGGAGCTGAGCCGGCGCTGGTACCCGGACGCGTTCAAGCGCCGACCCTCCAAGCGAGAGACGCATCGCGCCCTCGATGACGTCCACGAATCGATCGCCGAGCTGCGCTACTACCGGGACACGATCCTGCGACCGGTCGAGCCGCCGGCGCCCACTACCTAG
- a CDS encoding Ppx/GppA phosphatase family protein, which translates to MTRVAAVDIGTNSIRLLVADAERHGADTTLVPRDRRMRITGLGAGVDASRRLAPEAVARTLEVLDEYGHAIREQGATRVRASATSAARDAENRGDFFAAARAALGVKPELLSGDEEARLSFIGATGGLTDEPPPYLVVDLGGGSTEFTMGAREPEAAISIDVGCVRITEQWLRSDPPAPEELSQAVSVVRDHLADVERALPALHEARTVVGLAGTITTIAAVEQGVPYSRERIHHFRLTRDAAEDVFRTLALEPAAERRHNPGLEPGRVDTIVGGAVVLVTVLRAFGVDELLVSEDDILDGLVRSLA; encoded by the coding sequence GTGACGCGAGTCGCCGCCGTCGACATCGGGACCAACTCGATCCGGCTGCTCGTCGCCGACGCCGAGCGTCACGGTGCTGACACGACCCTCGTCCCCCGCGACCGCCGGATGCGGATCACGGGCCTCGGCGCGGGGGTCGACGCCTCCCGTCGGCTGGCACCGGAGGCCGTGGCGCGCACCCTCGAGGTGCTCGACGAGTACGGGCACGCGATCCGCGAGCAGGGCGCGACGAGGGTTCGCGCCAGCGCCACGAGCGCAGCGCGCGACGCCGAGAACCGCGGCGACTTCTTCGCCGCCGCCCGAGCCGCCCTCGGCGTGAAGCCCGAGCTGCTGAGCGGCGACGAGGAGGCTCGGCTCTCGTTCATCGGCGCCACCGGGGGCCTCACCGACGAGCCCCCGCCGTACCTCGTGGTCGACCTCGGCGGCGGATCGACCGAGTTCACGATGGGCGCCCGGGAGCCCGAGGCGGCGATCTCGATCGACGTCGGCTGCGTCCGAATCACCGAGCAGTGGCTGCGCTCCGACCCGCCCGCGCCCGAGGAGCTCTCCCAGGCGGTGTCGGTGGTGCGCGACCACCTCGCCGACGTCGAGCGCGCCCTCCCGGCCCTCCACGAGGCCCGGACCGTGGTCGGGCTCGCCGGCACGATCACGACCATCGCCGCCGTCGAGCAGGGCGTCCCGTACTCCCGGGAGCGGATCCACCACTTCCGGCTGACCCGCGACGCGGCCGAGGACGTGTTCCGGACCCTCGCCCTCGAGCCGGCGGCGGAGCGGCGCCACAACCCCGGCCTGGAGCCGGGCCGGGTCGACACCATCGTCGGCGGGGCGGTGGTGCTGGTCACGGTCCTGCGGGCCTTCGGGGTCGACGAGCTGCTCGTCTCCGAGGACGACATCCTCGACGGCCTGGTCCGCAGCCTGGCCTGA
- a CDS encoding DUF501 domain-containing protein, which produces MTAADLEAVRAGLGREPTADFEVVVRDAVGTPLVLRNGPFTRAGEPMPTRYWLLDPTLSRRVARLEAAGGVRAAEAAVDATDLARAHAAYAADRDAAIPPDWDGPRPHGGVGGARAGVKCLHAHYAWHLAGGDDPVGAWVAERLG; this is translated from the coding sequence ATGACGGCCGCCGATCTGGAGGCGGTGCGGGCCGGCCTCGGGCGCGAGCCGACCGCCGACTTCGAGGTGGTCGTGCGCGACGCCGTCGGCACGCCCCTCGTGCTGCGCAACGGGCCGTTCACCCGCGCCGGCGAGCCGATGCCGACCCGGTACTGGCTCCTCGACCCGACGCTCAGCCGCCGCGTGGCCCGGCTCGAGGCCGCGGGCGGGGTCCGAGCGGCCGAGGCCGCCGTCGACGCCACCGACCTCGCCCGCGCCCACGCCGCGTACGCGGCCGATCGCGACGCTGCGATCCCGCCCGACTGGGACGGGCCGCGGCCCCACGGCGGGGTGGGCGGCGCGCGCGCCGGCGTCAAGTGCCTCCACGCCCATTACGCCTGGCACCTCGCCGGCGGCGACGACCCCGTCGGAGCGTGGGTGGCGGAGCGGCTGGGGTGA
- a CDS encoding septum formation initiator family protein, producing MRRRRALLAATVGGLMLIGLLFAFGYPTRTFLQQRSQIHATERHLANLQRATARLDRQSRQLQSDAAVERIAREQYGLVRPGETPYVLVPAPPSTTPTTTARPGRGATTPP from the coding sequence GTGCGCCGCCGCCGCGCCCTGCTCGCCGCGACGGTCGGCGGCCTCATGCTCATCGGCCTGCTCTTCGCCTTCGGGTACCCGACCCGCACCTTCCTGCAGCAGCGCTCACAGATCCACGCCACCGAGCGGCACCTCGCCAACCTGCAGCGCGCGACCGCCCGTCTCGACCGCCAGTCCCGACAGCTGCAGAGCGACGCCGCGGTCGAGCGGATCGCGCGCGAGCAGTACGGGCTCGTGCGGCCAGGCGAGACGCCCTACGTGCTCGTGCCCGCCCCGCCGTCGACCACGCCGACGACGACGGCTCGGCCCGGGCGCGGCGCGACGACCCCTCCGTAG